In Acidimicrobiales bacterium, a single window of DNA contains:
- a CDS encoding bifunctional diguanylate cyclase/phosphodiesterase — MLDRLSHALRRLRRRPGGVAVLFCDLDRFKVVNDSLGHQAGDELLISAARRIEAGLRAGDTATRFGGDEFVVVCEDVHDEAQAAEVAERLAASLAEPFLLRGEDIYLTASIGVAVTGDPDEDPRSLVRDADAAMYEAKAHGRARCVVFDNPMRERAVARLETENDLRRALERGELRVHYRPNIRIDGLRVIGAEALVRWERPGRGLVGPDEFIGLAEETGLIVPLGRYVLEEACRQVAAWTAEGLVDSDFVMSVNLSPHQLRSPGVLDDVDDAIAGAGIRPSQLCIEVTESALVDDSRGATEAIRRIHGLGVVVAIDDFGTGYSALSYLHLLPVGILKIDRSFVGRLGPDPRDRAVITGLIELAHALGLTVVAEGVETAEQLADLSAMACDIAQGYYFAKPQTATAVRGLLRAEVVRRRPGHTPAPVPAIRP; from the coding sequence ATGCTGGACCGGCTGTCCCACGCCCTGCGCCGCCTGCGGCGCCGGCCGGGGGGCGTGGCCGTGCTGTTCTGCGACCTCGACCGCTTCAAGGTGGTCAACGACTCCCTCGGGCACCAGGCTGGTGACGAGCTGCTGATCTCGGCGGCCCGCCGCATCGAGGCGGGGCTGCGGGCGGGCGACACCGCCACCCGCTTCGGCGGCGACGAGTTCGTCGTCGTCTGCGAGGACGTGCACGACGAGGCCCAGGCCGCCGAGGTCGCCGAGCGGCTGGCCGCCAGCCTGGCCGAGCCGTTCCTGCTGCGGGGGGAGGACATCTACCTCACCGCCAGCATCGGAGTCGCCGTCACCGGCGACCCCGACGAGGACCCGCGGAGCCTGGTCCGCGACGCCGACGCCGCCATGTACGAGGCCAAGGCGCACGGTCGGGCCCGCTGCGTGGTGTTCGACAACCCCATGCGGGAGCGGGCCGTCGCCCGCCTCGAGACCGAGAACGACCTGCGCCGGGCCCTCGAGCGGGGCGAGCTGCGCGTCCACTACCGGCCCAACATCCGCATCGACGGCCTGCGCGTCATCGGCGCCGAGGCGCTGGTGCGCTGGGAGCGGCCCGGTCGCGGCCTGGTCGGCCCCGACGAGTTCATCGGCCTGGCCGAGGAGACCGGCCTCATCGTGCCCCTCGGCCGCTACGTGCTCGAGGAGGCGTGCCGGCAGGTCGCGGCGTGGACGGCCGAGGGCCTGGTCGACTCCGACTTCGTCATGTCGGTCAACCTGTCGCCGCACCAGCTGCGGTCGCCGGGGGTCCTCGACGACGTCGACGACGCCATCGCCGGAGCAGGCATCCGGCCGTCCCAGCTGTGCATCGAGGTGACCGAGAGCGCCCTCGTCGACGACAGCCGCGGTGCCACCGAGGCCATCCGCCGCATCCATGGCCTCGGCGTGGTGGTGGCCATCGACGACTTCGGGACCGGCTACTCCGCTCTCAGCTACCTGCACCTCCTGCCCGTGGGCATCCTCAAGATCGACCGGTCGTTCGTCGGCCGCCTGGGCCCCGATCCCCGGGACCGGGCCGTCATCACCGGCCTCATCGAGCTCGCCCACGCCCTCGGCCTCACGGTGGTCGCCGAAGGCGTGGAGACGGCCGAGCAGCTCGCCGACCTCTCCGCCATGGCGTGCGACATCGCCCAGGGCTACTACTTCGCCAAGCCGCAGACGGCCACCGCCGTCCGCGGGCTGCTACGGGCCGAGGTCGTCCGCCGCAGACCGGGCCACACGCCCGCCCCCGTGCCCGCCATCCGCCCCTGA
- a CDS encoding serine protease, translating into MGKTARSRLVATLVAGALAATACSGGGGTEGAGAGCAARAGERAAKAVLRCTEGSIGFVETEVSSGTGVVVEVEGKRYVLTNEHVVDPFDAADVTVGAATFEDLPVVGVDISADVALLGPLTGRDLPAPLALADGTGLERGDDVFLVGFPGEANTDDLEVTIASGIVSRLRDVKEFAQTYIQTDATIAGGQSGGPLFDGDANLVGISGLAFAEGEFALALAGRDTAEAVERILAGDGDEYLSLPGGAHTGGRAGAAGATSGTLSIFDGSDGQVLFLPAAGGDRTWNLTVDMSARPVVTVGTMAGDEPLAVSSNAEAVQGEISRRLAKARGGRPDALPDPEAAGHDPKIAARETRPGTFAIPVKADESALVFVAVPLTDRPVTVGWTSDLPLVAASRPVTEKRLDVGGTLDGIVGGLDTSIDVMVDLAAGQRVQLHARSPQGDPGFAVYTPGTRLDHLTAADPEGAGVEVFDDTDDGLLGLDAKTTFEAEKSGTYRFRLYNNEYTSIHVRFSVVDCAGRDCDATKPTT; encoded by the coding sequence ATGGGGAAGACGGCCAGGTCACGGCTCGTCGCGACGTTGGTGGCCGGCGCCCTTGCCGCCACCGCCTGCTCGGGCGGTGGGGGCACGGAGGGCGCCGGGGCCGGTTGCGCGGCCCGGGCCGGCGAGCGGGCGGCGAAGGCCGTCCTGCGCTGCACCGAGGGCTCGATCGGATTCGTGGAGACCGAGGTCTCGTCGGGGACGGGCGTGGTCGTGGAGGTGGAGGGCAAGCGCTACGTGCTCACCAACGAGCACGTGGTCGACCCGTTCGACGCCGCCGACGTGACCGTGGGCGCAGCGACGTTCGAGGACCTCCCCGTCGTCGGCGTCGACATCTCGGCCGACGTCGCCCTCCTCGGTCCGCTGACGGGCCGGGACCTGCCCGCGCCGCTGGCCCTGGCCGACGGGACCGGCCTGGAGCGGGGCGACGACGTCTTCCTCGTCGGGTTCCCGGGCGAGGCCAACACCGACGACCTCGAGGTGACCATCGCCTCGGGGATCGTGTCGCGCCTTCGCGACGTCAAGGAGTTCGCCCAGACCTACATCCAGACCGACGCCACCATCGCCGGCGGCCAGTCCGGGGGGCCGCTGTTCGACGGGGACGCCAACCTGGTCGGCATCTCCGGCCTGGCCTTCGCCGAGGGCGAGTTCGCGCTGGCGCTGGCCGGTCGGGACACGGCGGAGGCGGTGGAGCGGATCCTGGCCGGCGACGGCGACGAGTACCTGTCGTTGCCGGGCGGCGCCCACACCGGCGGCCGTGCCGGTGCGGCCGGTGCGACCAGCGGCACGCTGAGCATCTTCGACGGCAGCGACGGGCAGGTGCTGTTCCTGCCCGCCGCCGGCGGAGACCGGACCTGGAACCTCACCGTCGACATGTCGGCGCGCCCGGTCGTCACGGTCGGCACCATGGCGGGCGACGAGCCCCTGGCGGTCAGCTCCAACGCCGAGGCCGTCCAGGGGGAGATCTCCCGCCGGCTCGCCAAGGCCCGCGGGGGGCGGCCCGACGCCCTGCCCGACCCCGAGGCGGCGGGGCACGACCCGAAGATCGCCGCCCGGGAGACCCGGCCGGGGACCTTCGCCATCCCCGTGAAGGCCGACGAGTCGGCGCTGGTCTTCGTCGCCGTCCCGCTGACCGACCGGCCCGTCACGGTCGGGTGGACGTCCGACCTGCCGCTCGTCGCGGCGTCGCGCCCGGTCACCGAGAAGCGCCTCGACGTGGGCGGCACCCTCGACGGGATCGTAGGCGGGCTGGACACGTCGATCGACGTCATGGTCGACCTCGCCGCCGGCCAGCGGGTCCAGCTCCACGCCCGGTCGCCCCAGGGCGACCCGGGGTTCGCGGTGTACACCCCCGGGACCAGGCTCGACCACCTCACCGCCGCCGATCCCGAGGGGGCGGGGGTCGAGGTGTTCGACGACACCGACGACGGCCTGCTCGGCCTGGACGCCAAGACGACGTTCGAGGCGGAGAAGTCGGGCACCTACCGCTTCCGGCTCTACAACAACGAGTACACGTCGATCCACGTCCGGTTCTCGGTGGTCGACTGCGCCGGCAGAGACTGCGACGCCACGAAGCCGACCACCTGA
- a CDS encoding S8 family peptidase, giving the protein MPIGSQGCAAVPGRATGRARRPGRSNAVIWLAVVVAAVIAAVGALPAVGPADGPPGIRWLSADAGTKVEPGVDLADDAQRSMLVQAVPGRGAEARLAITGTGAAVDAELDLVHGYQAALTGPQVATVAASPAVLSVSVNHRVRFEDFTFDEATTASNFAKTSEATSAWAAGNLGAGVGVAVLDTGVSNVRDLDGRLVHGPDLSGEGSTVDTHGHGTVMAGIVAGNGADSASRTGGAFTGVAPAATVVSVKVAGRNGVVDVSTILQAMHWISAYRTQFNIRVMNLSWGTASRQDPAIDPLNYAVQRLWQEGIVVVTAAGNSGPQAGTIVKPADDPLVVTAGAFDDKQNTDPADDSVPSWSSRGPTAAGLAKPDLVAPGRLLTATRSFGSHIEASYPKATVAPSYIRGSGTSEAAAVTSGIAALLLAERPHLTPDQVKSVLTRSGSPMAGPAATAQGAGRLRLGVARSLAATDPGPATWQTPTAGGLGSIEASRAGANVETDCEPDGVVDLIRGEIDVRCEPWSPADWTGTRWTGDAWTGAEWTGTRWTGTRWTGAAWTDALWDGTRWTGGEWTGSSWAGSVAWTGTRWTGTRWTGTRWTGTRWTGTRWTGTEWTTAEYDDFTSVTYEDVDAGFLNAFWGPRPAAGQRLPGEVSEDQRAGSRAPGVRAV; this is encoded by the coding sequence ATGCCGATCGGGAGCCAGGGCTGTGCGGCGGTGCCGGGGAGGGCGACCGGGCGCGCCCGGCGGCCGGGCCGGAGCAACGCCGTGATCTGGCTCGCCGTCGTCGTCGCCGCGGTCATCGCGGCCGTCGGCGCCCTCCCGGCCGTCGGCCCGGCCGACGGGCCGCCCGGCATCCGCTGGCTCTCCGCCGACGCGGGGACCAAGGTGGAGCCCGGGGTCGACCTGGCGGACGATGCCCAACGGTCGATGCTCGTCCAGGCCGTCCCCGGGCGCGGCGCCGAGGCCCGGCTCGCCATCACCGGGACGGGTGCCGCCGTCGACGCCGAGCTCGACCTCGTCCATGGCTACCAGGCGGCGCTCACCGGGCCCCAGGTCGCCACCGTGGCGGCGTCGCCGGCCGTCCTGTCGGTGAGCGTCAACCACCGCGTGCGCTTCGAGGACTTCACGTTCGACGAGGCCACCACGGCGTCCAACTTCGCCAAGACCTCCGAGGCGACGTCCGCGTGGGCCGCCGGCAACCTGGGCGCCGGCGTGGGCGTGGCCGTGCTCGACACCGGCGTCTCGAACGTGCGGGACCTCGACGGCCGCCTGGTCCACGGCCCCGACCTTTCGGGCGAGGGCTCGACCGTCGACACCCACGGCCACGGCACCGTCATGGCCGGCATCGTCGCCGGCAACGGCGCCGACTCGGCCTCGCGCACCGGCGGCGCCTTCACCGGCGTGGCCCCCGCTGCGACGGTGGTGTCGGTGAAGGTGGCCGGTCGCAACGGCGTCGTCGACGTCTCCACCATCCTCCAGGCCATGCACTGGATCTCCGCCTACCGCACCCAGTTCAACATCCGCGTGATGAACCTGTCGTGGGGCACCGCCTCCAGGCAGGACCCCGCCATCGACCCGCTCAACTACGCCGTTCAGCGGCTGTGGCAGGAGGGCATCGTCGTCGTCACCGCCGCCGGCAACTCCGGACCGCAGGCGGGCACCATCGTCAAGCCGGCCGACGACCCGCTCGTGGTCACCGCCGGCGCCTTCGACGACAAGCAGAACACCGACCCCGCCGACGACTCCGTGCCGTCGTGGTCGTCCCGGGGCCCGACGGCGGCCGGCCTCGCCAAGCCCGACCTCGTCGCCCCCGGCCGGCTGCTCACCGCCACCCGCTCCTTCGGGTCGCACATCGAGGCCAGCTACCCGAAGGCCACCGTCGCCCCCAGCTACATCAGGGGCAGCGGCACCTCGGAGGCCGCCGCCGTGACCTCGGGCATCGCCGCTCTCCTCCTGGCCGAGCGCCCGCACCTCACGCCCGACCAGGTGAAGTCGGTGCTCACCCGCTCCGGGTCCCCCATGGCGGGCCCGGCGGCGACCGCCCAGGGCGCGGGCCGGCTCCGGCTCGGCGTCGCCCGGTCGCTGGCCGCGACCGACCCCGGCCCGGCCACCTGGCAGACGCCCACGGCCGGCGGCCTCGGCTCCATCGAGGCATCGCGTGCCGGTGCCAACGTGGAGACCGACTGCGAGCCCGACGGCGTCGTCGACCTGATCCGCGGCGAGATCGACGTCCGCTGCGAGCCGTGGTCCCCGGCCGACTGGACCGGCACCCGCTGGACGGGCGACGCCTGGACGGGCGCCGAGTGGACCGGCACCCGCTGGACCGGCACCCGCTGGACGGGCGCGGCCTGGACCGACGCCCTGTGGGACGGCACCCGCTGGACCGGCGGCGAGTGGACGGGCAGCTCGTGGGCCGGCTCGGTGGCCTGGACCGGCACCCGGTGGACCGGCACCCGCTGGACGGGCACCCGGTGGACCGGCACCCGCTGGACCGGCACCCGCTGGACGGGCACCGAGTGGACCACTGCCGAGTACGACGACTTTACGAGCGTCACCTACGAGGATGTCGATGCAGGCTTCCTGAACGCCTTCTGGGGCCCCCGGCCGGCGGCCGGCCAGCGCCTCCCCGGTGAGGTCTCCGAGGACCAGCGCGCCGGGTCCCGCGCCCCAGGCGTGAGGGCCGTCTGA
- a CDS encoding NAD(P)-dependent oxidoreductase, whose translation METQPHPRRGAPGAAVGCAVAPTAPPSVLEAVRAGGGSVVDAAEAEAVVWTDPLDAEGLAALLHRAPAVRWVQLPFAGVDRFAGVLDGARVWTSAKGAYAEPVAEHALALGLAGLRALPSRARARAWGGAAGRRLQGARVTVLGGGGIAEALLRLLAPFGVQATVVRRNPGPVFGATRVVGPDGLLDALPGAALVVLALALTPDTRRIVGVDALDRMDAEAWLVNVARGEHVDTGALVEALRGGAIGGAALDVTDPEPLPPGHPLWDLDNCLVTPHVANTPAMAEPLFARRVRDNVERYRSGLPLAGVVDAALGY comes from the coding sequence GTGGAGACGCAGCCGCATCCCCGTCGGGGTGCGCCCGGCGCCGCGGTGGGCTGCGCCGTGGCACCCACGGCGCCGCCGTCGGTGCTCGAAGCCGTCCGGGCCGGCGGCGGGTCGGTCGTCGACGCGGCCGAGGCCGAGGCCGTCGTGTGGACCGACCCGCTCGACGCCGAGGGCCTCGCCGCCCTGCTCCACCGGGCGCCCGCCGTCCGGTGGGTGCAGCTCCCGTTCGCCGGCGTGGACCGCTTCGCCGGCGTGCTCGACGGGGCGCGGGTGTGGACGAGCGCCAAGGGTGCCTATGCCGAGCCGGTGGCCGAGCACGCCCTCGCCCTCGGACTGGCCGGGCTGCGTGCGCTGCCCAGCCGCGCCCGCGCCCGCGCCTGGGGCGGCGCCGCCGGCCGGCGCCTCCAGGGTGCCCGGGTCACCGTCCTCGGCGGTGGAGGGATCGCCGAGGCCCTCCTGCGCCTCCTCGCCCCCTTCGGGGTGCAGGCGACCGTCGTCCGGCGCAACCCGGGACCGGTCTTCGGGGCCACCCGGGTCGTGGGGCCCGACGGGCTGCTCGACGCGCTGCCTGGCGCCGCCCTCGTCGTGCTCGCCCTGGCGCTGACGCCCGACACCCGGCGCATCGTCGGCGTCGACGCACTGGACCGGATGGACGCCGAGGCGTGGCTGGTGAACGTCGCCCGGGGCGAGCACGTCGACACCGGCGCCCTCGTCGAGGCCCTGCGCGGTGGTGCCATCGGCGGCGCCGCCCTCGACGTGACCGACCCCGAGCCGCTCCCTCCCGGCCATCCGCTCTGGGACCTCGACAACTGCCTGGTCACGCCGCACGTGGCGAACACGCCGGCCATGGCCGAGCCCCTGTTCGCCCGGCGGGTGCGGGACAACGTGGAGCGCTACCGGTCGGGCCTGCCGCTCGCCGGCGTGGTGGACGCCGCCCTGGGCTACTGA